In one window of Methanomassiliicoccales archaeon DNA:
- the rpsJ gene encoding 30S ribosomal protein S10, which translates to MAQRARISLSGTDPKKVDSVCNQIKAISQRTGVAIRGPIPLPTKRLIVPCRKSPDGEGSETWDRWEMRIHKRLIDLDADERALRQLMRIQVPDGVNIEIVLRS; encoded by the coding sequence ATGGCACAGCGAGCAAGGATCTCTCTCAGCGGAACAGACCCTAAAAAAGTCGACAGTGTTTGCAATCAGATCAAGGCAATTTCCCAACGAACGGGTGTTGCGATTCGAGGGCCAATACCGCTTCCGACAAAGCGACTTATTGTCCCTTGTCGGAAAAGCCCGGATGGGGAAGGATCTGAAACATGGGACCGTTGGGAGATGCGGATTCATAAGCGTCTTATAGATCTTGATGCGGATGAACGTGCGCTCAGGCAACTGATGAGAATCCAGGTCCCAGATGGGGTCAACATCGAGATCGTTCTGCGCTCTTGA